In Salinisphaera sp. LB1, one genomic interval encodes:
- a CDS encoding zinc-dependent alcohol dehydrogenase family protein gives MQIQQIRQFGTPDVFETADVALPEPGPGQIRVRQIASSVNPVDTKLRAAGPAIAPALPAVLGCDVAGEVDAVGDNVRRFAVGDAVYGCAAGLVGRGGAYGEYVVVDAELMAFKPAGLGWRETAALPLVTITAWEALIDRTRVAPGDHVLIHGGAGGVGHIAIQIAKAQGARVATTVSSADKAAIARRCGADETIHYREESVAEYVERLTGGRGFDVVFDATGGSDIGKSFAAVRVNGQVATIVSQYSADLTPMHTKSLTLHTIFMLTAMLNGVNPAHHGEILTRAGALVAAGQLVPLLDERRFNLGDVGAAHAHLEAGAAIGKVVIDIADEARAAGPAV, from the coding sequence TGGCGCTGCCCGAACCGGGCCCGGGCCAGATTCGCGTGCGCCAGATCGCCTCGAGCGTGAACCCGGTCGACACCAAACTCCGCGCCGCCGGCCCGGCGATCGCGCCCGCGCTACCGGCCGTACTCGGCTGCGACGTGGCCGGCGAAGTCGACGCCGTGGGCGACAACGTGCGGCGGTTTGCCGTCGGCGATGCCGTCTATGGCTGCGCGGCCGGCCTGGTCGGCCGCGGCGGCGCCTACGGCGAGTATGTGGTGGTCGATGCCGAATTGATGGCGTTCAAGCCGGCTGGGCTCGGCTGGCGCGAAACCGCGGCCCTGCCGCTGGTCACGATCACGGCCTGGGAAGCACTGATCGATCGAACGCGCGTCGCGCCCGGCGATCATGTGCTCATCCACGGCGGCGCCGGCGGTGTGGGCCATATCGCGATCCAGATCGCCAAGGCCCAGGGGGCGCGCGTGGCGACCACGGTCTCGAGCGCCGACAAGGCGGCGATCGCCCGCCGCTGCGGGGCCGACGAGACCATTCACTACCGCGAGGAATCGGTCGCTGAATACGTCGAGCGGCTGACCGGCGGCCGCGGCTTCGACGTGGTCTTCGACGCCACCGGCGGCTCGGACATCGGCAAATCGTTCGCCGCGGTCCGCGTCAACGGCCAGGTTGCGACCATCGTGTCACAGTACTCGGCCGATCTGACGCCGATGCACACCAAGAGCCTGACCCTGCATACCATCTTCATGCTCACGGCCATGCTCAACGGCGTGAATCCGGCGCACCACGGCGAAATTCTCACCCGGGCGGGCGCGCTGGTGGCCGCCGGCCAGCTTGTGCCGCTGCTCGACGAGCGCCGTTTCAACCTGGGCGATGTGGGGGCGGCGCACGCGCATCTGGAAGCCGGTGCTGCGATCGGCAAGGTCGTGATCGATATTGCCGACGAGGCGCGCGCCGCTGGTCCGGCAGTCTAG